One window of the Crassaminicella thermophila genome contains the following:
- the nadA gene encoding quinolinate synthase NadA — translation MNEKEMILEIKRLKEEKNAIILAHNYQVPEVQDIADIVGDSLKLSQEAAKTDADVIVFAGVHFMAESAKILSPDKKVLLPVYDAGCPMADMVDAESLRLFKKENPDIPIVCYVNSSAEVKAESDICCTSSNAINIVKSIKANKILFVPDQNLGSYIAKHVPEKEIILWEGFCITHHRVRNSEVEAAKLNHPDALVLVHPECNETVVKKADFVGSTSQIIDYANKSANKKFIIGTEMGVLHKLRKENPDKKFYLISPALTCFNMKKTTLINIYNSLAFEQYEITVEEEIRQKALGSLERMLELS, via the coding sequence ATGAATGAAAAAGAAATGATACTTGAGATAAAAAGATTAAAAGAAGAAAAGAATGCAATTATTTTAGCACATAATTATCAAGTACCTGAAGTACAGGATATAGCTGATATTGTAGGAGATTCTTTAAAATTAAGCCAAGAGGCTGCAAAAACAGATGCAGATGTTATCGTTTTTGCAGGTGTTCATTTTATGGCAGAAAGTGCAAAAATTTTATCCCCAGACAAAAAAGTATTGTTACCTGTATATGATGCTGGATGTCCTATGGCAGATATGGTAGATGCAGAAAGTCTTCGTTTATTTAAAAAGGAAAATCCAGATATTCCTATTGTATGTTATGTAAATTCTTCAGCAGAAGTAAAGGCTGAGAGTGATATTTGCTGTACATCTTCTAATGCAATAAATATTGTAAAAAGCATAAAAGCTAATAAAATATTGTTTGTGCCTGATCAAAACCTAGGAAGTTATATTGCAAAACATGTGCCTGAAAAAGAAATAATACTTTGGGAAGGATTTTGCATTACCCATCATAGAGTGAGAAATTCAGAAGTGGAAGCTGCAAAATTAAATCATCCAGATGCTTTAGTTCTTGTTCATCCAGAGTGTAATGAAACAGTAGTTAAAAAGGCTGATTTTGTTGGAAGCACCTCTCAAATTATAGATTATGCAAATAAGTCAGCGAACAAAAAATTTATTATTGGAACAGAAATGGGAGTTCTTCATAAACTTCGTAAAGAAAATCCTGATAAAAAGTTCTATTTAATATCACCAGCATTAACCTGTTTTAATATGAAAAAAACAACACTTATTAATATTTATAATTCTTTAGCATTTGAACAGTATGAAATAACTGTTGAGGAGGAAATTAGACAAAAAGCTTTAGGATCTCTTGAGAGAATGCTTGAGTTAAGTTAA
- the nadB gene encoding L-aspartate oxidase has protein sequence MKPRYISGFHDKNIKKKYCDVVVIGTGVAGLFTALNIDHKYRVIIISKTELDENNSNLAQGGIAACIDDQDDFQSHYEDTIRAGAYYNREEATKILIEEAPKNIEKLLAYGTNLDRDEKGRLKATREGGHSKRRVLHAKDATGREIIRALAKEVRGRGNIDIQENVFAIDIITNQNAICGVLALDEKEQKVIYRTKAVVLATGGVGQVYKNTTNPSVTTGDGIAMAYRAGANIKDMEFIQFHPTAMYDKEYGQKFLISEAVRGEGAILRNADGEAFMKKYHKMADLAPRDIVARSIFIEKVKTGKPYVYLDITHKDAEFIKNRFPTIYKKCLEKGIDMTKEYIPVSPVQHYIMGGIYTDTNGKTNIKGLYACGECACTGVHGANRLASNSLLEGIVFGNRVVTALNDYVAKAVIRALPMLPMIKYENKYEKINLYKVKERLQDIMDEYVSIVRNEKGLKYALKEVEKMYQALLRDKISVKYYECINMCIVGMLIIKAALKRKESLGAHYRVDTEGQGCIINF, from the coding sequence ATGAAACCCAGATATATAAGCGGTTTTCATGATAAGAATATCAAAAAAAAATATTGTGATGTAGTTGTTATAGGAACAGGAGTGGCGGGGCTATTTACTGCTTTAAATATTGATCATAAATACAGAGTAATTATTATTTCTAAGACTGAACTAGATGAAAATAATAGCAATTTAGCTCAGGGAGGCATTGCTGCATGTATAGATGATCAAGATGATTTTCAATCACATTATGAGGATACAATAAGGGCAGGAGCTTATTATAACAGAGAAGAGGCTACTAAAATTCTAATTGAAGAAGCACCAAAAAATATTGAAAAACTATTAGCTTATGGTACAAATCTTGATAGAGATGAAAAAGGTAGATTAAAGGCAACTAGAGAAGGGGGACACAGCAAAAGAAGAGTTTTACATGCAAAGGATGCTACTGGAAGAGAAATAATAAGGGCATTAGCAAAAGAAGTACGAGGAAGAGGAAATATTGATATTCAGGAAAATGTTTTTGCTATAGATATTATAACAAATCAAAATGCAATATGTGGTGTCTTAGCTTTAGATGAGAAGGAACAAAAGGTTATATATAGAACAAAGGCGGTTGTTTTGGCAACAGGTGGAGTAGGGCAGGTATATAAAAATACGACAAATCCATCTGTTACTACAGGAGATGGTATTGCAATGGCTTATAGAGCAGGAGCTAATATAAAAGATATGGAGTTTATACAATTTCACCCTACTGCTATGTATGATAAGGAATATGGACAAAAGTTTTTAATATCAGAAGCTGTAAGAGGAGAAGGTGCTATTTTAAGAAATGCAGATGGAGAAGCTTTTATGAAAAAATATCATAAAATGGCTGATTTAGCACCAAGAGATATTGTAGCAAGAAGTATTTTCATAGAAAAAGTAAAGACGGGGAAACCTTATGTATATCTAGATATTACCCATAAGGATGCTGAATTTATTAAAAATAGATTTCCTACAATATATAAAAAATGTCTAGAGAAAGGAATTGATATGACTAAGGAATATATTCCAGTATCCCCTGTACAGCACTATATTATGGGGGGAATATATACAGATACAAATGGAAAAACAAATATTAAAGGGCTTTATGCATGTGGAGAATGTGCTTGTACAGGAGTTCATGGGGCAAATAGGCTTGCAAGCAACTCTTTACTGGAAGGAATTGTATTTGGAAATAGAGTAGTTACAGCTTTGAATGATTATGTAGCAAAGGCAGTTATAAGAGCATTGCCTATGTTACCAATGATTAAGTATGAGAATAAATATGAAAAAATAAATCTTTATAAGGTAAAAGAAAGACTTCAAGATATAATGGATGAATATGTATCAATTGTTAGAAATGAAAAAGGATTAAAATATGCATTAAAAGAAGTAGAAAAAATGTATCAAGCTTTATTAAGAGATAAAATTTCAGTAAAATACTATGAGTGTATAAACATGTGTATAGTAGGAATGTTAATTATAAAAGCTGCTTTAAAAAGGAAAGAAAGCCTTGGAGCACATTATAGAGTAGATACGGAGGGTCAAGGTTGTATAATAAATTTTTAG